The Sulfobacillus thermosulfidooxidans genome segment GCTCTTCAGTAACCGGATGTTCGGTATCCCGCGTCTTGTTTCCCAAGGTTGTGCCTTCAATGACTAAAACTTCCGATCCATATGCTGCCTCAGCAAATCGTTTCACCCATTCTGGATGACGACCATGCAAACGAATATCTCCTGTGTAGGCGACGCGTCCACTCGCTGTCTCAACGATATACCCCGATGCCCCCGGAACATCATGGTCGACAAGATATCGTGTTATCTGAAAAGGACCGAATTCCACTGGGTGAGCTTCTTCCATAGGAATAATATGAGGAGGAGATCCTTCTAACATCACTTGTTCAGCAAAAATTAATTCAAAACTGGGATCCTTTTTCGCCGCTTCACCAACAACTGTTAAGGCATGACGAACTCGAGCTGTCTCCGGAGCCGCATAAATTGGAATGTTTGGATCAATCCATCCTGTTAAGCCAATATGGTCGACATGCGAATGGGTAATAAATACTGCCGTTTTACCATCACTATTTCCCGCCAAACCTGTCCCGGCAACCGCATCTCTGCGAAACAAATGAGGAATCCAGGGAGCATCCCCTACCTTTAACCGATCATGTAATTCTTGTCCCGGTCGTGGACTGACCGGATGATGATAGAGATCGGTTTGAGGTCGATCTAGTCCCATATCTAAAAGGACGCGCCAACCTTGATCTTCGATTAAAACTTTACTAGAGCCGGTAATGCCGACACCACCCCAGAAACTCACGGTTGCCATAAAATTCCTCTCCCTCTTTACCTTGTGCTCATTGTAGCATATACCCCAATTATCTCTTATTGGCTCAGGGTATACAAAAAAGCTCTCCCTGTTCTCAGAGAGAGCTACAAAGAATCTGTCGGCACGACTGGGCCTCCCAGATCCCGACGGATCCAGTACCACCAGCGGCGGCGTGGGGGACGACCGTGTGCGAGATGGGAACGGGTCAACACACGCCACCTGAGGCACCGACAAGCGTAGAGAGTCTTCCGGACCCTCACAACTTCACAGGAGAAAGATCTCGACCGATTAGTATGGTCTCGCTCCG includes the following:
- a CDS encoding MBL fold metallo-hydrolase is translated as MATVSFWGGVGITGSSKVLIEDQGWRVLLDMGLDRPQTDLYHHPVSPRPGQELHDRLKVGDAPWIPHLFRRDAVAGTGLAGNSDGKTAVFITHSHVDHIGLTGWIDPNIPIYAAPETARVRHALTVVGEAAKKDPSFELIFAEQVMLEGSPPHIIPMEEAHPVEFGPFQITRYLVDHDVPGASGYIVETASGRVAYTGDIRLHGRHPEWVKRFAEAAYGSEVLVIEGTTLGNKTRDTEHPVTEEQVDKTFTDIVEHTRGLMLITLRPRNIERIESFMRIAEKFGRQILWSKEFATFLEAYGLKVWRMDYSPAQLKKIQAHPERYIIQMWPRDIPWVMDLPVGKESVFIQADGDPKLTSPAGRSLQHWLQRYHIPLRTLGTRGHGSPEAIHKIVEWIRPNIVYPLHTHAPELLLPEPPTIRIVPEYGRRYPIG